One Ascaphus truei isolate aAscTru1 chromosome 9, aAscTru1.hap1, whole genome shotgun sequence genomic region harbors:
- the LOC142503270 gene encoding olfactory receptor class A-like protein 1, whose product MEIRLLFKALGFILLLLLGIPGNVFILLKFTYIKCIEKKLIPANIILMILALANLLVVLSRIIPQTLDALGVENLLEDIECKISLHTYRVSRAMSICLTTLLSCHQCMLIAPATRYWIYFKTMITQNIFLIVILLLGMNMSVYSSSILFARKRTNSTTSPYTLHLVYCDIDFLTYVSYFIYGMASIIREVFVVGLMTLSSSYMVSVLHRHGKSMKGMRSSDRGQSKTVEYKAARAVILLVSLYVVLFGIDNSMWIYSLSPSYVTPIMNETRIFLAASFSALSPIVIIATNPKLHQGVNNQCKKLTQLQKGDTQKRVIVNCVSQNLINNMSS is encoded by the coding sequence ATGGAGATCCGTCTTCTTTTCAAAGCCCTTGGCTTCATCCTCCTGCTTCTGTTAGGAATTCCTGGAAATGTCTTCATTCTACTGAAATTTACCTATATCAAGTGTATAGAAAAAAAATTAATTCCAGCCAACATCATCCTGATGATCCTAGCACTAGCAAATCTTCTTGTGGTTCTCTCCCGTATCATCCCCCAAACTCTAGATGCTTTAGGAGTGGAGAATTTACTGGAAGACATAGAGTGTAAAATTTCCCTTCACACCTACAGAGTGAGTAGAGCCATGTCTATCTGTCTCACCACTTTGCTTAGCTGTCACCAATGCATGCTCATCGCTCCAGCAACTAGATATTGGATTTACTTCAAGACAATGATAACtcagaatatatttttaattgtaaTATTGCTCTTGGGCATGAATATGTCTGTATACTCTTCCAGTATTTTGTTTGCACGGAAAAGAACAAATTCTACAAcctcaccatacacactacacttgGTGTACTGTGATATTGACTTTTTGACCTATGTCTCTTACTTCATATATGGAATGGCATCCATAATACGAGAGGTCTTTGTTGTGGGGTTGATGACCCTATCCAGCAGCTACATGGTGTCTGTGTTGCACCGGCATGGGAAATCCATGAAAGGCATGCGCAGCTCCGACAGGGGTCAAAGTAAGACAGTTGAATACAAGGCCGCCAGAGCAGTCATATTGCTGGTATCACTTTATGTAGTTTTGTTTGGCATAGATAACTCCATGTGGATCTATTCCCTGTCGCCGTCCTATGTGACTCCTATAATGAATGAAACTCGGATATTTCTTGCTGCCTCTTTCTCTGCCCTGAGTCCTATTGTTATCATTGCAACAAACCCCAAACTACACCAGGGGGTGAATAATCAATGTAAGAAGCTGACACAGTTGCAAAAAGGAGATACACAAAAGAGGGTTATTGTCAACTGTGTTAGTCAAAACCTGATAAATAACATGTCTTCATAG